CCTCTCCCAAGGCCGGAACCACGGCCCAGGGCCTCTGAGCTGACCCCTCTGCCTACACGGCAGCAGGCTGAAAGTCCTCGAGGGGAGGGCACCTCTGGAGACCGCAGGCCAATGCCACAGGCCCCTGCCTGCAACACACATCCCCAAGAGCCCTGCATCCCAGGGTGGTCAAGGGCCCATcactgggaggttggcaggatgAGGGGCAAGAAGCTCCTTGGATCACCAGGTACCTGCATTCGCCCAAAATCCAGAACCCAGCTCTGGTGAATGGATACAAGCGCCGGCCCCGACGGGATTCACATATAGGGCAGACTAGAGGCCACCCAGCCCTAACAGACCCTCATCACATCCACAGGGAGACACACACTTCTCTGCAAATGCAGCAAGAGGCGGGCCGTGAACTCAGGGGGGACCCCAAGGTCAGGGGTCAGGGGAGGCTTCCTGCAGGGGGCACAGTGGGCCCTGGAGAATATGGAGGGTGGCACAGGTTAGGACATCGGGTAGGCAGGGGGCTGGAGTGACATGCCTGACCTAGGAGTTCTCTGCCCCTTGACAAGCCAGGGCTGGCCCACCTACAGGAGTGCACCTGACCCAAGCCCAGGCAGCCAGCTTCTCTCCGAAGGGAGTTAAACCAGGAATGGGAGGCCTAGAGACAGGGTGCCTTAGGGACTGGCCTGGGTGGAGAGCAGCCAGCTGGGAGGGAGCTGTCAGCTCTCAAGCCAGGACCCTCTTAAGGCCTGTGTGTCCAGCTGCTCCTTCAGTTCTGGAAGCTCCCCAAGAGTCTCCCAAATCCCTTTTTGGCTTAAGCAAGCTGGAGTTAGTCTCAGTTCTTTGCAACCAAAGAACCTGAACTGCTCAGCTCCGGGGggccgggaggggaggtggggcacacggagtgagccagagcccagaGGGGAAGTGAGACTGGGGCTTTCGGGGGACAGAGACAAGGCCAGGGCTCAGGTGTGGGGGCAGTGGAGATGTGAGCAGGACGGCCAGGCCCAAGTCACCAGAGCAAGGAGCACAGTGACCATCCCTACTGCCAGCCTCCCCAGGGGGGCCGAGCAGGTACTTTCCTCCCAGGCCAGAGCCTGACCCTGGGCATCCTGCCAGAGGAGACAAGGAAGAGAAggggcggggacttccctggtggcgcagtggttaagaatccacctgccaatgcagggaacacaggttcgatccctggtctgggaagatcccacgtgccgcagagcaactaagcctgtgcggcacaactactgaagcccgcgtgcctagagcccgtgctctgcaacaagagaagtccccactcatcacaactagagaaaagcccacatgcagcaatgaagaccccacacagccaaaaataataaacaaaatttttaaaattaaaaaaaaaaacaaaaaaggaagagaaggggcGGACGAGAAGAGGCACACCTTGGGACAGCCCTAACCTGGACTCCTGGCCACGGAAGCCCTGCCACCCCACCCTGCAGGCTCCTCACGGGACAGGGCAGGGCCCAGGCTGGGTGCAGATGCTGGCACCCCCAAGGGAATGAGCAGTGGTGATGTGGCTGATCTGAGTGCTCAGTTGTGCCGGCAGGCTTGTGGCCTTCACGTGTGTTTATCTCACCAAATCCTCACAACGACCCATCAGGATGGCACTGTGGTGTCATCCCCAACTGGAGGAAGAGGACACGAggacagagaggttaactaaccTGCCCATAGCTGCACAGCTAAGAAGGGGCAAGGCTGAGGGTCAGGCAGGCAGTCCAGCTTCAGAACCTACATCTTCAGCGCAACACATGGTGTTTCCCAACTCAGAGCAGGCCCCCAGCCACCACCCCCCAGCCCAGTCATTCAGCAACGCTCTCTAGATGCTTCCCAGCCTTCTGCTCCCCTGGACCAAAGGGCCGCTTGGCCCTGAGCCAAGAGGCAGAAGGTGCCCCTGAAGGCAGGGTGCCCCGAAGTCAGGGCAGCAGCGAGAACCCAGGCCACCACAGTTCCGCCCCCGGACCAGCACCTAAGAGGGCAGACCGGTGCCTGGTGCCCAGACAGCAGGTTCTGAGGAGCTGGAGCTCAGCTACCCCCAGAGCAGCTTTCTGGCAAGGCTGCTTCTGCAGGGAAAGGCTCTGGATAGCTGGAGCCACAGTGAGGCTACGATCTGCCAACACAAGCCTGGTTCCCCAGTAACAGGGGGCCCACCACCTTGCAGACAACACCAACTTTTGGCCACTTCCCCATGAGAAAAAAGCATCAAGAAGCAAACAGCATGGTGCCTAAAAACACCTGGGTTCCGATTCTGGCTTACCAGCAGCAATGTCAACACTGCtaaattctttatctctttgagcctcagttttcttagctGAAAAACTGGTTATTTAAAAACCtacttcggggcttccctggtggcgcagtggttaagaatccgcctgccaatgcaggggacacgggttcgagccctggtccgggaagatcccacatgccgcggagcaactaagcccctgcaccacaactactgagcctgagctctagagcctgtgagccacaaccactgagcccgcgtgccacaactcctgacgcccacacgcctagagcctgtgctctgcaacaagagaagccaccacaatgagaagtcctcacaccacaacgaagagtagctcccgctcaccacaactagagaaagcccgtgcacagcaacgaagacccaatgcagccaaaaaaaaaaaaaaaaaaagaggtatgaGAATGGATGAGAAAGCAGACTTCGTCTACGCGCTACAACATTAGATGGATCGCAAAAACATCATTCCAAAAGTAACAGACCAGATTCGAAAGACTATGTATAGTATGAATCCATTTATGTGACACGTCCAGAAAAGGCCAGTCTGTAGAGCAGAAACCAGCAAACGTTTTCTGTGAAGGTTGGGATAGGAAACGTTTTAGGCTTCGAGGGACATACAGTCTCTGTCTCCTTAACTCTGCAGTTGTTggaaaaagcagccacagacggTAAGTCAATGAAGaggcgtggctgtgttccaataaaactatttacaaagACAGGCAGCAGGCCAGATCTGGCCACACAGTAGCTTGCAGCCCCTGCAGCAGAGGCAGAAAGATCAACGGATGCCTGAGGCTGCAGCGCCCAAGGTAGAAACGCATTAACTGCCAAGGGGCACAAGGGGTCTTTCTggaataatggaaatgttctaaaactggatggTGGGATATGCAACCCTGAAACTTTAATAAAAGTCATCGAATCCTTCACTTAAAACAAGTAATGTTTATAGTATGTAAATGATACCTCGATAAAgttgtttcaaattttaaaaaaggattaggTGAGAAAACGCAGATACACGCTTAGCACCCGGGGAGCTCTCCATCAGTCTTCACTACTGTCATTTTATTAACCACCACCATCTTCATCAGGACCGCTACACTGAGCTGCACACCCAGACCAGGGACGAAGGATCAGCCCCCTTCCCTCACCCAAGGCTGCCCAACAGGCAGCCAGGAGCGCAGTCCAGAGGGTCTGGGCCCATGGCCACTGCAGCTGGACAGGGAAAGGGGAGGCAGCTGGGCCAGTGCTGCTGTAGCCCAAGGAGAGCAAACTGTTCCCTCAAAGCAGGCAGGCTGCCAGACGGACTGCTGGGTGCCCCCAGAAGCAGCTGTAGTGGTGGACAAAAGCTCCCTTTGTGAGGGCCCATCTCCAGCCCTGCAGCCCAACCAGCCCCCTCCTTGGACTGCCCTGAGCAGCCTGGCTGGAGAGGATGGCTGGTGGTGAGAGGTGATCTGCTGGGCTCCAGGTGAGCACACAGGGCTAAGAACCACATAGGGTTGAGTCTTCTGCAGTGATGGGGAGCCAGCATCAGCCTGGAGCCTGGCACTGGCCGGTGCATATCCCCCTCCTTCCAGTCTGACCACCTGGAGCACCCAgcttccctcctctctgcccaggCCAGAATTCTCAACCAGGAACCAGCCTTCCAATCCGGACCCCATCTGTCAGAAGGCACAGTGAGGAGAACAGGAAGGACCCAGCCAGCCACAGGGCTGTGGGACCAGGTGAGTATGAATCCTTggccccagggagggaggggcaagttCCAGGCTTCCTGGGTCCAGTCCCCACTCACCTGAATGGCAGCCCAGGTGGGTCACATGTCTCTTGTCCTCTCCCTGGCCTTCCAGAGGCACGATGCCCAGCACGCCTGTCAAACAAACACGGGGACTCTGACTTCAGGCCTACTAGGGATCTGTTACCCAGGACTCCCAGAGCACACAAGACCCAAAAGCTCAGCCTTGGACCTTCCCAGAGCCTCCACCAACTATAAGGCCACACCCTTTGGGACAGAGTGATTGGCAGAGGTTTCGGTTCCTGCCCCACACAAGAGCCTTCCGTGACATCGACTGAGCAAAGACACTAGGGTAAAAGGTTGTCTCTTTAAGGCACTGTGGGTCATAAGCAGTCAGCTTGGGGCTACCAGCTGCCACCTTCCCAGCTTTACCTGAGAAAGAAGCCCTCACCCAAGGGCAGCAGAGCTGAGGAACAGGTAGAGAGGTCAGGATACAGTGAGATACAGCTCTGGCCTGAAGCCTCTGGAATTCTTAGTTCTATAAACCAAAAGGTATCCATTTCTTGCTTAAGTCAATTCGAGGTCTGAGTTATCACTGACAACCAAAAGACTCTCAACCAACACAGGGAGCTTTTGCGTTCGTATTGACCCCAGCTGCTCCCAGACGAGGAGTGGATTGCATATGAGGATAGCTGGAAACAAAGGcgacagccccctccccaccctccaggcCAAGCTCTTGAAGATCAAGCCAACATGTTTATACAAAGTGTGCTGGCAATGCCTGAAGCAAAGTCAATCTGCCTACTGCACATTGACCAGTTTGCAGGGGTCTAAGGCCTTCATGGTGCTGACCTCTGAGCCCTGAGAGGCCCCTCCAAGCCTCTGGCCCCACCCTACCTAGGATGACAATGTCTGAATCCCCACAACCATGTTCACCTCTCTACCTGGACGGTCAGAGTTGAATGCAATTAAGCTGCAGCTGGCTTTGATATGGTTCCCACATGAGGGGACAGTTCCTGCTCGAATGTCACTGATCCAGGtctgaaaataaagaacaaaaaacgTGTTGGCCAGGGCTCTGCCTAAAGCAAGGGATAGGGCATACGGCATAATCCAGGGAAATCTACCTTAAAGCTGCACCATTAGAGATGCATTCCTTAGGATCAAACCGTGTCCCCACTCACACAGTcccttagaaaatgtaaaatgtccTTGAAATGATAACCTGTCATTAAGGGGTTGATTTTGCTTATTAAATAAGTTCTCTAATAAGGGGGAGGAAGCTGTCAGAAGGAAGCTCAGGCTGAACAAAGTCAAGAGGCTAACTGGGCagtgtgtgtgttggcaggggGTGGAAGGGTTTGATTCTGTTGaaagggagagaagcagagaaaggagaagtaagCACCTAAGGTAGAAGACAGACTTGACTTCCTCAGCTGCATTGCTGAAGGCCTCCACCAAGTACGGGGTCTCTTCCAAGCCCCAGGAGAAAACACTCAAGCTcagagaagggaaaataaaggccTTTCCACGAAGTCCCATAGTCAGGTGAACGATGCACCCCCATAAAAAGGCAATAAGGTTACCACCCCCACACGTGGAGGTGCAGAGGAACACTTTTTCTAAAACGGAGGTCGGCGAGGTCCCAATGTTTCCTGTTGGTTTCAGCACCTCGCAGCATCCCTGCCGCCTGACGATCGAGCACCCACATTTCCCAGCCCACCCACTCACAGTGTCCTGGAAACCACCCCCACCATCCAAGTTTCTAGTTCAATGTTCACCTGCCACGGGTAGAACATTATCATATTGCATTATTCTCCCCTCCTGATTCATGTTTACTGTACAAATATAGTGACAGGAAATATCTTTGAAAAGAACCCGTCATCTGTTCTCCCATCTCCCTAATATATAAACTGTTTTAAGCTCTCCCTGTAATCCCTAATTCCATGCCTGTCTGTTTACCTTGTTGGACTGAGGCCCACCCAGAAACAAGCCCCAGAGCTCCTCAAGTACACTCCAGACCCCTCCAAGCATTATTGCACTCAAGAGCAATGGtcttaaagaaaatgtgagaaccTCTCCACCACCAGCCCCCCACACCCGCTTCAACCTTTCGATTGCTCCCCACTGCACTCAGAGTAAAACCGAACTTCTTCCTGTGGCCCTCGGGCTCTGCAGGCCCACTCTGGACTCATCTGACACCATGCTTCCCTATCACTGCCCTCCATCCACCCTGGCCCACTTTCCTTCTTCCACCAGGCTCTTTCTCACCCCATTCTTCCTATGGCTGGCTGTTCTCACCCTTCCTGCcttagcttaaatgtcacctcctcccagCAGCCTTCCCAGACTACCCTACTGAGGTTAACCCCACCTCTAGATCCATCTGCATCTTCATCTTCATCCCGGCCCCTCATGTGTGTTCTTCAGTGCACTTATTAAAACCTGCATTGCCCTTGCATGACTGTCTGCTTTCTGGCTGTCTCCCTCAAGAGACTAAGCaccagagaggaaggaaaacGCTGTCATGTTCACCGCTGTGGTTCCAGCAGCTGGACACAGCACATGGGACATGCCCAGGAAATATGGTCCAGAGGATAAAAACCGGGTTTTTGCTCCAGGCTGCCCTCATGTGAGACGGTCCCTGATGGGGTCACCAGAGGTCAGTTCCTAGGCTTCATTATTGGAAGACACTCACAAGCCTTCCAAATAATGTTTCGCTGCAGACCAAGGATGGCATCATCTCTGAAGCACACCCCTCATCAGGCCTGCTGCCCTTCCAGGGGACCGAGGTGCCCCCCCCACCACCTGGTTCAGCTCTTCCTCTGGGCTCCACCTGCTTGGgcttcccaggccccacccagccTTTGGCAGCATCACCCCGAATAGGGGAAGAGCTCACGCCAGCCGCGAGAGGAAGCGCCGGCGGAAACCCGAGGGAGGGGCGCGCTTCTGGCCGAGGCGCTCCCCCTCTCCAGCTGACACACCCGGACTCGCCAAGACCAGGGCAGAGAGGGGCATGTCTCTCACACCCCAGCCCCGGGCAGGGACGAtcggggaggcagggaggaggagccGCCCGGCTCGGAGCGAGGCCGACCGGAAGCCGGGAAGGCAGGCAGCCTCGCAGGCTTCAGGCCTTGGCCCCACTGGGCTGGCTGCGCCGCCTCGGTGGTCCCGGTGCGAGGCGGCCGGGCCAGCGGACCGCAGGGCTCATCGAGAAGCCAGAGAGTGTCCAGGGAGCGCCAGGCTCTGACCGCCGCGCGGCGACGGACGGCCCGGACGACGGGCCCGGGCCTGAAGGGGGCGCGCCTGGGCAGGCGGGCTCGGGTGGCGGGGGGTCCCCGCGCTGGgccagagaagggggaggggtggccgCTGGGCAAGGGGCGACGGCAGCCGGGCTCACCTCGCGGCGGGGCGGCCGAGCTTCCGTATGCCGGAACTTGGACACCTTGAAGCGGTTCATGGCGGCGGGGACCGCGGCGGGCGCAGCTTCGAGGACCCGGGCGTCGGCTCTCAGGTGCACCGCGAGCAGCCGCGACTCCCGCCTCCTCCCGCCCCACCCACGGACCGCCGCGCGCGGCCACGCCCCTACTCGCCTCAGGCCAATCGCAGCCCGCTCCGGTCCACCGAgccactcccccagcccctctccctccgCGCGCACGCCGCGGGCCCGCCCCCCGGCGGCCAATCGCTGCTCGGCATCCCCTGGAGGCCCCGCCCCGATGCCGGAGGCCTGGCCGCGCGGGTCCGGAGGTCACGTGCGGCGCGCTGTCCGCCCCCGGTCCCGCCGAGCGTGCGGGACTAGGGGCAACAGCTGTGATTTTGTGGCTAGGGATTTGCCTCGGGAGACTTTCCGGTGTGCGGGGCACGCCCTTCCCCGGGAGGAGGGAAACCAGAAGTGAACTAGCTCCACTTAGGAGACTGGGAACGCTCTCAGGGAGAGACGGGCCGCTGGCACGGGTCACACAGATAGTGGCAGCGGAGGGGAGCCCAGGTCTGATGCAAATCCCTGTTCGTGGGACCTACTCTATAGGCTCCgcatcccacccaccctgctTAGGTCATGTGGGCTCGGTAGGAGGGGGGATGGAGACTTCAGCGTCCCCTTATAAGGACGAGTCAGGCCTTGGGCGCGGTAGGGCAAAACTCCTCGAAGGAAATCAATCAATTACAGATAAGCTGAAAGGGCAGTAgataagggccatggagaatcTCTTAAACAGCAAATTTGCCCAACCGGCGCTGCTTGGTTAGTCCCCGGACAAACCTGGGGCGATGCATTCCACAAGCCTTTCTCTTCGCTTTGAAAATTGACTCCGTGATTCCAGAATATGCTTTCTGCTTGAGAACAGACATAACACCTGCTCAGGCGTGTCTGGAAAGGGGACTTTGATCTGAGGAATGCGAATGATTGGTCGCAACGTCCCGCTGCTGTGAAAATTCGCCTTCCGCAGCCTGCTGCAGACAACAGCCTCAACTTAAGCAGGCTGCCCAGAGGGTAACTCTGAAAGCTTAGTCTGACGATGGGCACGAATGGACTCCAAAATGCAAGTTATTTATTTCAGTTCTCACAGGTAAAATGTGACCACTCAGGGGCCCTGACTGAGTTAAGCGCGCCTTTGATCTCCATAAACTAAAGATAGACTGTCAGTAGGGTTGACTGAGGCCTGGGATTTGGAATTCCAAGCAGTCTGGCAGCCACTGGAGTTCAGCTTTCCCATGGCACATACTCTTCAGACTCTGGAATTCCAGCAGCTTTGGAAAAGGCACCATCAGTACAGTCTTGAGTTCGTGTGGTGTTCAGTTACTGCAGGTGTcgcttatgctttttttttttaaattgtggcaaaaaacatataaaatctaACATTTTTACCTGTACAGTTCAGGAGTGTTAAagacattcacagtgttgtgcaacagATATCCAGAACTTTTTCAAGCAAAGCTGGAACTATAGCCATTAAACAacagctccccatttccccttctccccaACCCATAGTAATCATCATTCTGCttcctgtttctatgaatttgactactttagataccaaatacaagtgaaatcatgcaccatttgtccttttgtgactggcttatttcattgtaatgtcctcaaggctcatccCTGCCGTAGCATGTGACAGAATTTCCACCCTTCTTAAGACTGTATAATATTCTGTTGCatgtatttaccacattttgtttattcatttgtccaTCAATGGTTACTTGGGTTCacccacctcttggctattatgagtaatgcttcTAAGAACATGgctgtgcaaatatctcttcaggactctgctttcaatacttttggatatatacccagaagtgggattgttggagcatatgatagttctattttaaattttctgagggATCTGCATACCAGATATTGTTTTTAGAATTACAGTTACTAAAAgttagggttttaaaaaaatatttatttatttatttgggttgcagtgggtcttagttgcggcatgagggatttttagttgcggtgtgtggacttcttagttgcagcatttgtgcaggatctagttccctgaccaaggatcgaacccaggccccctccattgggagcacagagtcttacccactggaccaccagggaagtcctactaaAAGTTTATTACCATCCTTTAGTTACTGTTGGTTGCTTGGTTAATTCTACAGTATGCAGTAACCCCTATTTGCATCAACTGTATTTGACTTATAACTTCCAGTACGGGGACATTCAGATGTTATGTATTGTGGTTCAAATATAAGTCAACTGTAgacctaaaactgtaaaattcttagaagaaaacatggggcaAAAGCTTCACAACAACCTTTCCCCTGGCTGGCAGCTTGGAGGCTGCATGATGCCTGGAGTTACTGTAAAAGATGTGAACCAGCAGGAGTTCGTCAGAGCTCTGGCAGCCTTCCTCAAAAAGTCCGGGAAACTGAAAGTCCCTGAATGGGTGGACACTGTCAAGCTGGCCAAGCATAGAGAGCTCGCTCCCTACAATGAGAACTGTTTCTACACACAAGCTGCTTCCACAACACGGCACCTGTACCTCCAGGGCGGCGCTGGGGTTGGTTCCATGACCAAGATCTATGAGGGGTGTCAGAGACATGGTGTTATGCCCAGCCACTTCAGCAGAGGCTCCAAGAGCATGGCCCATCGGGTCCTCCAAGCCCTGGAGGGGCTGAAAATGGTGGAAAAGGACCAAGATGGGGGCTGCAAACTAACACCTCACGGACAGAGAGATCTGGACGGAATTGCTGGACAGGTGGCAGCTGCCAACAAGAAGCATTAGAACAAATGATGCTGGGTTAATAAATtgcctcatttgtaaaaaaaaaaaaaaaaagaaagaaaaagcttcacaacattggatttggcaatgaatttttggatatgacaccaaaggtacaggcaaaaaaagaaaaaatagacaaattggacttcataagaattttttaaatttgtgcatCGAAAGACActgtcgggggcttccctggtggtgcagtggttaagaatccgcctgccaatgcaagggacacgggtttgagccctggtccgggaagatcccacatgccgcggagcaactaagcccgtgctccacaactactgagcctgcgctctagagcccatgagccaccaactactgaagcccgcacgcctagagcctgtgctctacaacaagagaagccaccgcaatgagaagcctgcgcaccgcaatgaagagtatcttccgctcaccgcaactagagaaagcccgcgcgcagcaatgaagacccaacgcagccaaaaataaataagataaaaaaaaaagaaataaagacaatcGGGAATTctgtggcagtccagtggctgggactcttCACTTTCCCTGCTGAgagccagggttcgatccctggtcggggaactaagatcccacaagcctcatggcgcagccaaaaaaaaaaaaaggaaagaaaatcagcaaGATGCAGATTTCATCAGGCATAGATGAAACTTgagaacaaaaagataaat
This DNA window, taken from Balaenoptera ricei isolate mBalRic1 chromosome 15, mBalRic1.hap2, whole genome shotgun sequence, encodes the following:
- the LOC132349338 gene encoding small ribosomal subunit protein eS19-like; protein product: MMPGVTVKDVNQQEFVRALAAFLKKSGKLKVPEWVDTVKLAKHRELAPYNENCFYTQAASTTRHLYLQGGAGVGSMTKIYEGCQRHGVMPSHFSRGSKSMAHRVLQALEGLKMVEKDQDGGCKLTPHGQRDLDGIAGQVAAANKKH